atattctttagtATGAGGGTTTCCCTCTGGCTTTTCTGAGAGCTTAATGGTTACTTTGTGTGGAAGTTGTATTTGAGGTTGTGCTGAAGGTACAGCTGCAGGGGCAGGAGGAGAACCTTCAGGAGAGAGCAGTTCAGTAGCAAGTTGGCCAGAATCAGGAAGAGTAGGGGAAGAAATAGGAGGTTGTTGAATAGATCGCTGTTGAGGTTTAAGATCATCATCGTCATTAGCAATCCTTTTGGCTAACTCCTCTTTTTCCTTTTTTTGTTCAGCTTGTAGTTGATCCAATGCCTTTTTTCTCTCAGTTTCTTCATCGGGTTCTCCTTGGTATCTAGTTGGATTGGTAACCGTAAGATTTTGAGGACAGCTTCCCAAGGTAGAACAACCATGATTTTTGAATACTTCATTTAGCTTCGTCCATTTGTCACAGCTTATATTTTTCTTGTCTATATCCGTGGGTTTTATACTGCTTATTCCACCAATCCATATCCATGGATCGTAATAACCAGTACCCTTCTTATACCAACCTTTCGCCGTAATACTTGTACTATCAACATACATGAGTACCGGCTTTTCTTCACTACAGTAGAAGACGTAAACACTCTGTACATTTGAGATAGGAAAGTGTGGTCCACTTAATTTCACAATTCTCCTTTGATCTCCAGAATTCTAATGGTACTTAATGGCAGCCAAATTATACCTTTGACCTATGGTATGCTGGTAGTACATAATATGGCCATGATTACCTGTGTTTATCTTCCCAGAAGCAACAGTAACTCTATCTTTATGGTTATCACAACAATACTTTTTACTCTGTCTAGCGTGAGTCTCAGAATTCCGATAGGATATATCCAAGGTAACACCAATACCTATGGAACATGCTATCTGATCAAGTTCAGTTGTCAGGTTTTCAGTAGGTTGATCCGGACCACTATAAAAGGTCTTTGACTTTTCCTTACCAACTTCTGTCCAGTTTCTACCATCGGTATTTTGAGTATAGTGCCATTCTGATTCTCCACCTCCCCGTTGTAGAAATTCAACAAGAAGGGGTACTTCTATGCTACCCGCAGAAAAATAGACTCGAACCTTATCGATTCCACCGCCTTTGTTAAGAGTAATACCGgtacttcttcctccatacGTCACTCTAGATATACTTGCATCACCGTTAATTGCATATTCTTTAATAGTATAATTGCTTCCAGGAAGGGATGGAAGTTTTATGTATGAAGTTTTTATCTTTCCCCTTATACAATTAGATATCTTAGAATTTTCATTAAGAGTACCAAATTCAGGATTCTGTATGTTAAATACAACGGTATTATTATTGTGGCAGTTCTGATTATCTAAGGCTTGTTTTTCACTCAGACTTAGTACAaaaccattcatccaagGATTACCTGGCCCACTCCTACCGTGGTACTTAGTTTTTTCTGGGTTACCATTCTCAGTTGTAATTCCAAGAAGGATAGGCACATTGTCATTTCCATCCCAGTAGTACACCGAAACCTCATTGACATTATCTATGGAACTTATTTTTTTCCCCGTAAAGCCTCCTCTTATTTGATCTCCACTGGTGGCGAGTGTTCTATCTAATGTAATTGGTCCATTAAGAGGCTTATGAACATGCCTAAAGAATCCCTTTGGTAGACCAGTATCATTCTTAATGACCGTAAAGGTGGTACCACCGGATTCATAACTTCCAGTGCCACCATCTTTCTTCGGCTTTTTGGAAAGATTTATTTGAGGATTTACCttgctcatcctccatgattaGAGGGCATGTTCCTTCAAgactctgagatccatgggagtctcctatctactcctcatccatacattcatcctccctcttacaactagctcaccgtcagagagtGTTCACAGAACCCCTTTACACTCCGTAGTCTCACTGAACCTCTACAATATCATACTCCTGAAAATATAGACACACCTCCAATTATCATTCATTTTAATGCTCGTTCCATGGGTTACTTTCCTCTTATTGCCATAAACTAGTCTCAAACCCATGGAACGAGCATTAAAATAAGAACAAAAGGAAATCAACTTACCGAGAAAAAGTGGAGTTCCAGGCCACCTATTACGGCACTAATGCGTTCATAGATACGCACAAAGTCCTCGTAACTGATCACTTTGCCCTGGATCTTGATCCTCTCGTTGTAGTCCCAAATGTGCGGAGAAGTGTAGAGTCCAACCATCTTGCCTAAATGGTCGTGTTATGCCAAAAAACTTTCTCTATGACTATTTCCATGCCCTCTAACCGGTATGAATTCCCTTGAAGGGCAAAAGATAGGGAATAAGGCAAAGAGAGGAGAGAAAGATAATAACCGCAAAACTAACCGGAAGAGATCAAGCACTGCGAAATCTTGTGAGATACCGATGACTTGCCGTTTGTACCACTGACATGGATGATATTAAAGGCATTGCGTCTTATTTTGAGCAGTTCCAGAGCCTTTTCAAACTCATCGTTCTTTGAGTAGCGATTCTTCATAATCAACTCGATGCAGCGTCTGTATTTCGTCTCTATCCCgtccattttcatcatttttctATCTTTTATCTCCTTATCCATCTATTCTACGAGTTAAAGCGCGCCATTTGTCCCTCGGagttcttcttcctttgcCACCTGAGCACAGTCGACCATTCCCGGCTTCAACGACTAAAATTGAGTTCCGCAAAGTGTAGAGGTGAAAATAGTGGAATGTGTAGgtaaaaggaaaagaaatGATTGTGGCATCACAATTTGAGGTTATACTGTTGCCTCATGAGACAACTCTTTAGGACCATCTTCTCCCTAATCTTGGAAATGTCCGCCGCAGAGTACCATCCTGAATGTTGATGTAATGGGAAGAGAATGTGTATCGTCAAAATTGCTCTAGGGTGTGTGAGTGGTGAGCAAAAGCCAAAGTAGCCaccaggaagaataagCCATCCGAGTGAGTAATGATGGGTAGATGTGGATGAACGAGGGGTATTGAATCTCCATATGGATTTTCCAGTCATTTATGCGTCTGAATGTGGAGTAAAAGTCCAAAAAGAGGTACGGAGTGGCATGATACATTCGTGGTATGTGATAAGGGTAAGGCTTTAATAGTAGCAGGAGTAAGAGTAGTTGGAGCAGCTGGTTCACCATCATGAGGAGCAGTTTCTTTATTAGTAACAGTAGGAGTAGAAACAGAAGATGATTCAGGAGTATAAGTTTCAGCGGTAGCAGAGGAAGTAGGTTGAAGagtagaagtagtagtaaCAGGTTGAGCAAGACTAGGGCCACCAGGAGCTAGTACATCTCTATCACCTGTAGGTCCATGAGATCTattatcaccatttttaCTAGGATCTCTTCCAGCTCTAGCTCCAGCCTCTCTACCAACACTATCAGCTTTACCAGTATCTCCATAatcaccatctttaccagGAGCGGCAGGAGCGGCAGGACCAGTACCTGGTGGAGGAGGTTTAGCTTCAGGAGGTCTTTCAAGAGGAGAATGTCTAGAAGCAACTTCAGTACGAGTTTCAGTAGATGTGGTACCTCCAGTAGCTTTAGCCTTTTCTTTATCACCCtcttcatcaaaatatccGGATTCTCTTTTACTATCTTCCTCACCATCTTTTTTATCAGCTTTTTTAACACCAGATACTTGTCTTTCAGGTTCAGTATCAGAACCTGATACTCCAGCACCACCTTCAAATTGATCTTCACCTAGATTATTAGCAACTGGGGAAAATGAACTTTGCTGGTGAGGATTTTCAGGTTTGTTATCACCATCAGAGCTTCCGCCTTGAGTACCTTCTAGATTCCTTTCACCTCCACCACTTTCACCAGGTCCTTGAGACCCAGGACCACCTAATAGAGGTAAGGGTTTGGTAGAATCATTACATTGTCTATAGTTGTTACACCTCAGTTCCTCAACAAGCTGGTTATATTCTTGACATTCCGTAGTCTTATTTAACTCCCCCGGTGTTATACCACTGAGTTTAACTTCTGTCCAGTGCCCATCTCTACTGTTACTACCATTGTTTTCAAACCACTTACCCCTGACTTCTGAAGGCCCACCCTCAAGATATATCAATTTTGGAACTTCTCCACAGTAGAATGCATGTACAGTTTTCACACCAGTAACGGGGAAGCTTAACTCAGAAGCGGTTATCATCCTCACCTGACCATTTCCACCTTCATTGTACTTTATACCGGAAATACTCCAGTCCGTAGTGATAGAGTGTTTTTTGACCGTAATGGATGGTGATCTATGTTGACAGGAAACCTGTGCTACACTTACGGAGACCTttccctcattcttcttaCCCTTATCTACATGCTCATCACAACAGTAGGACCCGTTTCCagaaaaggataaatcAATAGTAACTTCTTTATGGTATTCGCAAGTGAACGCATCCAATTTTTTGGCAAGAGCTTCAGTGAGTTGATTATCACTATAGAAATTATTTCCAGCGTCTTCTTGCCAACTATTACCATCTCTGTCTGTACTATAGAACCATTTAGAATTTCCATTACCAGGTGGCTTGAGCTCAAACATAATGGgtacatttttattagCTGGTGAGGAGTATAATCTGATTTCTGATGTTGCATCAGGGGGAGTAGAAATGTTTATAGGTCTGCCATTTAAAGTCACCCTGGAAATCTTGGTACCATTACTGTCTCTAGCACTACTATCAGTTATCTTTTGTGCTTTAACAGTATAGTTACTACCAGGAGGTGAAGGTGGAGATTTAGAGTCTTTTGGAAGTGAACCAGATGTAGAGTCTTGTATTTCGAATGGAACTGCATCATTAAGCTTGCAATTTTGCTCATCAAGTGCCTCTAGTTCATCCAGACCATTTTCCATAGAAATCCAATCATTAATACCATTATCATTCCTGCCATAATAGCTAGTTGTAGTATTGCCACTATTGTCCTTAGTGATGCCAAGGAGGATAGGATTTGTATCAGCtccattccagtaatatactGATACTTCTTTAACATTCTCTATGGGAGCTCCTGTTAATCCTATTTTGTCTCCATCTTGTAAATAGCCACTTAGCTTAAAGGTCCCATTTGGAATACTGTGGGTATATTTGGAGAAGTTAGTGACACCGCGAATATTGATCACCTTACTTGCAGTAATACCAGGAGGCTGAGGTGAGCAACTACATTTTGGTTCATCCTTTTTTTCACCACATTTTCCTTCTACATTTAACGTTAACGTAtcactcatcctccatgttcagaaaTAGTGTGCTtattcaaaactctgagatccatgagagtaTCCACTCAACAtcctcctcatccatacatccatcctccctcacaactagccTCCCCGGTTCTCCCATGAAACATTCACAGCTTCTTCCTGGATAATCTACTCAGGCTCTTCCTAAAACGTATAATCTAAACTATCTAACCTGTTGCCTTTGAGCACTCCATCTTTGAGCTCCTCTTTTGGTCATCGGTGCCCTGTACGATGTTCTGTATTCCAGCGTCGCAAATGTCACACAGTTGATACAACTGTGACGGACGAGTTGGAGCCACGAGAAAATGAACTTCTGGATTCGGTCGAAGCACATCCTTTGAGAATTCGCCATATGTCTTTTCAAAGTCCTGCGAACTCTTGTCCAAACTCGACGGCTCTTGAGTCGAACTTGAGCGTTTCCCGGTCTTCCAATCAATGCTGCGATAATGAGGATCACGAAAGTCTATGGTCTGATAAATGCGAGCCTCTGGATCCTTTCTAGGGTCGTATCCAAGTCTGCACATGCAGCCTCTCCATGGGCCATCTGTACGATTGATGATCATGCAAAAGTGTTTATGACGTATAAACCAACCTGAAAATAAGTAGCAGACTCTGGAAAATGCGGTCCTCTTTTTCCAATTTGAAAACTCTGCCGGCAAAAACTCGTCCATTGAACTCCTAAGCCACAGCGGTCTTCTGTCCAGCAGCTTCTTTAGGTAATCCATCAGAACCGTGTCTAAATGTGATGATAAAATAGGGGACATTCAAACCTGGCGCAGGAAGTaagaatgaagaaactGGAGAGGAAGGTATGGTCGTGTCTTCAAAACGAGCAACAGCGTTGAAAGTCGAAGTAGCATTGTCCTTTCTGAGCTTTCCAGACGCCAAACTGCTGGCGGCAGCCTTGTTGAAGAGGTGATCAATCTTGTCAATTTTCGTAAAAATCGGCGGAGGAATTCCAGAGAGCTCTGGAAACGTGCATTCTCCAGCGAGTTGACCGGCAACAATTGGCTGCGTGCTAATGTGCATAAAATCTGCTGGGTGAGTGTATGAAAAGTAGTTGACCACAGGGCCAAGAATCGTGATTATCCGCCTTCCAGACTTTAGTCTTTGTACTTTTGCTACTAGTTTACAGGGTATGTGCTCGTCATCGTTCTCTGCCGCCACAAAACTGCTGGTTGAATCGAAGCCGAACCTCAAAATCAGTCGTTCTGTAGACATTCTTGAGCATAGCGGACGACTTACCGGTCCCTGGATTCCTCAGAACCGAGGCTATGCCTTCCTTTCCGCCAATTGACCTCAGCAACTCGCTCCCATCGGACCTACAGGAATCTTGTCTGGGCTCTTGGTGGAGAATGGGCCAAATGAGGGTTTTCTTGCCACAATCTCCGTCATGTAACGACTGTGGCATCCTCATGGTACGTATAAAAAC
This region of Theileria equi strain WA chromosome 1, complete sequence genomic DNA includes:
- a CDS encoding hypothetical protein (encoded by transcript BEWA_029810A); amino-acid sequence: MSKVNPQINLSKKPKKDGGTGSYESGGTTFTVIKNDTGLPKGFFRHVHKPLNGPITLDRTLATSGDQIRGGFTGKKISSIDNVNEVSVYYWDGNDNVPILLGITTENGNPEKTKYHGRSGPGNPWMNGFVLSLSEKQALDNQNCHNNNTVVFNIQNPEFGTLNENSKISNCIRGKIKTSYIKLPSLPGSNYTIKEYAINGDASISRVTYGGRSTGITLNKGGGIDKVRVYFSAGSIEVPLLVEFLQRGGGESEWHYTQNTDGRNWTEVGKEKSKTFYSGPDQPTENLTTELDQIACSIGIGVTLDISYRNSETHARQSKKYCCDNHKDRVTVASGKINTGNHGHIMYYQHTIGQRYNLAAIKYH
- a CDS encoding folylpolyglutamate synthase, putative (encoded by transcript BEWA_029820A), coding for MDGIETKYRRCIELIMKNRYSKNDEFEKALELLKIRRNAFNIIHVSGTNGKSSVSHKISQCLISSGKMVGLYTSPHIWDYNERIKIQGKVISYEDFVRIYERISAVIGGLELHFFSVS
- a CDS encoding hypothetical protein (encoded by transcript BEWA_029830A): MSDTLTLNVEGKCGEKKDEPKCSCSPQPPGITASKVINIRGVTNFSKYTHSIPNGTFKLSGYLQDGDKIGLTGAPIENVKEVSVYYWNGADTNPILLGITKDNSGNTTTSYYGRNDNGINDWISMENGLDELEALDEQNCKLNDAVPFEIQDSTSGSLPKDSKSPPSPPGSNYTVKAQKITDSSARDSNGTKISRVTLNGRPINISTPPDATSEIRLYSSPANKNVPIMFELKPPGNGNSKWFYSTDRDGNSWQEDAGNNFYSDNQLTEALAKKLDAFTCEYHKEVTIDLSFSGNGSYCCDEHVDKGKKNEGKVSVSVAQVSCQHRSPSITVKKHSITTDWSISGIKYNEGGNGQVRMITASELSFPVTGVKTVHAFYCGEVPKLIYLEGGPSEVRGKWFENNGSNSRDGHWTEVKLSGITPGELNKTTECQEYNQLVEELRCNNYRQCNDSTKPLPLLGGPGSQGPGESGGGERNLEGTQGGSSDGDNKPENPHQQSSFSPVANNLGEDQFEGGAGVSGSDTEPERQVSGVKKADKKDGEEDSKRESGYFDEEGDKEKAKATGGTTSTETRTEVASRHSPLERPPEAKPPPPGTGPAAPAAPGKDGDYGDTGKADSVGREAGARAGRDPSKNGDNRSHGPTGDRDVLAPGGPSLAQPVTTTSTLQPTSSATAETYTPESSSVSTPTVTNKETAPHDGEPAAPTTLTPATIKALPLSHTTNVSCHSVPLFGLLLHIQTHK
- a CDS encoding hypothetical protein (encoded by transcript BEWA_029840A), with amino-acid sequence MSTERLILRFGFDSTSSFVAAENDDEHIPCKLVAKVQRLKSGRRIITILGPVVNYFSYTHPADFMHISTQPIVAGQLAGECTFPELSGIPPPIFTKIDKIDHLFNKAAASSLASGKLRKDNATSTFNAVARFEDTTIPSSPVSSFLLPAPDTVLMDYLKKLLDRRPLWLRSSMDEFLPAEFSNWKKRTAFSRVCYLFSDGPWRGCMCRLGYDPRKDPEARIYQTIDFRDPHYRSIDWKTGKRSSSTQEPSSLDKSSQDFEKTYGEFSKDVLRPNPEVHFLVAPTRPSQLYQLCDICDAGIQNIVQGTDDQKRSSKMECSKATG